The window GGATGCGGGGGGGGGTGAATCTGCCCACGCGCTCGAGGAGAGCGTCAGCACAGCCATCATGCCGGCGAAGACCGCTGTGCGCGCGACACGCGCCAGGAATCGTGACCACATCGGCCTCGCGTTCATCTCTCTATGCCACCGCCACCACGTTGAACGCGATGGAGACCCTGGTCGCATCGGCATTCGTCGGGGTGGTGCGATGATTGACGTAACCGGGGAAGAGCACGAGTCGGCCCGGTCGCGGCTGGATGGCCCGCGGTCCTCCCGCGACCGCGGTCTCGGTGGGAATCAGCAGGCACCCGTCTGTGCAGCCTTCGACGAGCACCTGGGCGGGGGCGTCGACGTAGTAGACCCCAGCCAGCATCGACTCGAGATGGAAGTGATCGTCTTGCGTGTCGCTCTCCCCCAGCAGCAGCGCCCAGGCGCGCACGGCCATGACCTCGCCCCGCTGGGCGTCGAGCAGCGCTCGAACCGGTGAGGCGGCTTGATCGACGTAGTCTTGAACCGCCTCGCGGATCTGGCACATGAGCGCGCCCATGGCAGGGCTGCTGTCGACGTGGAGATCCTCCACCTGCTCCCCCCCGGTGAGGCGTAGGCGCGGCACGTCTCGCAGACGGATCTTGTGCGGAGACCGAACATCAGCGACCAGCGCCGCGTTGAACGCCTCGAGAGAGGGCCAGTCCGAGGGAGGCGTCAGGTCGCGCACCCGCACGACGTCCTCGAAGGCCACCCAGCTCGCTGCCTCCTCGACGCGTCCCAGATGGGTCAGGCCTTGAATCAGCGCCCGAACGACGGTGTTGCTCAGCACGCCCGCACCGCGCAGCCCTTCTGCGACGTCGACGAGCCCCTGCCAGTCGCGCTGCTGGCTGAGGGCCTTCGTCAGCAGCGAGAGGGTCAGCGCGCTCCTGGGCGCCTGCTGCAGGGAACCGCGCAGATCTGCAACCGCGCGCTCGAGCTCTCCCCGCTTGAGGTGTGCAGCTCCGCGACACGCGAGCAGGTCCGGATGGCTGTCGAGTCGGGGGAAGCGGGACCCGATCAAGGTCAGGGCCTCGTCGGCGCGGCCTACCGCGCACAGCGCCCGAAGATACGGCGCGAGCTGCCTGGGTTGGGCAGGCTCGCACGCAACGCCCTTGTCGAAGGCCTCGAGGCCCGCCTCGAAAGCCTCCGCGCGGAAGTGGGCCTCCGCCAGCGCATAGTGGTAGCGCGCCTGGTGCGGACGAAGCGCCACCGCCTGGCGCAACAGGTCGAGCTCGGCAAGCGCGCCCGCCTCACGACGACCGGTGTCATCGCTCCAGGAAAGCCTCACGCGAGAGCACCCGGTCTGAACTGGCTGAGCCCGCTTGTGCACCACGAGACCTGCATAGGAGGGGGTACGATGGTCTCGCACTGAGGTCCTTCGCCATCAGCAGACGAACTCAGCCGCCCCATACGAAGCACCCACGCAGCTCCGCGAACACGGCCGCCAACGCTCACGCCCAGATCGACCCGCGCCCCTCAGTACCGAGGATGCACGCGGTATTCGATGTCGTAGACGCTGGGGCGTGAGGTGTCGCTGGCAAGCACCTTCAGCTCGACCGACAGGAGGCTGGTGTTGTTGGCAGTATCGCCCCCGTTGTCGTGGTCGGCCGGGCTCACCGAGGTAAGGGTCTCGTCGCCCCCCTCACCCCCCTGGCGCCGAATGAACTGCACGCAGAACCCGCCATACTTGTCGGTCTTCCAGCCGGGCGATCCGTTGAGCCCCGTGACGGTCACATCGGGCTCGAGGGTGTCGCTCATGAGCACCCGCTTCGTCTTCACGTCGGACGGGATGGCGCTGGGCATGGTGTCGCTGGCGCGCGGCACGTTGTCCTTCTGGCTGGCGTCGAGGGGCTTCTCCCAGCGCACCAGCTGACCCGTGCGCGCCCCCTTCTGCAGGGTGTAGAACACGGTCTTGGTCCAGAGCGGCGCACCGTAGGGATTGATGTTGAGCTTCATCTCATCGAGGTCGCCAGGGTCGCGGGCGCTCACGAACGAGCAGCCTGGCGGCTCGTTGGGGGCCGCGTCGTTGGGGAACACGCGCACGCTCACCAGGGCGGTCTCTTGCAGGTCGCGGCGCATCCAGCGGATGGCGGCCTCGGTATCGACGCTCACGAGGTACGATGACACCGAGACCTGGCGGGCGCGCGTGCCCACGGTATAGAGGGTGAAGATGACGAAGGCCGCCAGCAGCGCAAGGAAGCTGTAGACCACGATCTCGATGATGGTGAAGCCGCGTCTCATCGCCATAGCGGCATGCGCACCTTGATCACCTTGTTGTCATTGGGGTCGACCACCCCTGGCTCGGCCACCCCGATGCCCTCACGCCATGAGATGGTGATGGTGGCCTCGTCGGTGTCTCCCGCCACGTCGCCCACGAAGCTGCCGTTGGTGAACGTGATGGCCTTGTGGAAGATCATCTCCTGCGGATTTCCCTCGACCCACACCTTCACGGGCGTTTCGGTGGTGGCCTTCCAGCGCTTGGGCCAGGCCGATCCGTAGGGGTGGGCTTCCATCTCATCCATGAGGCTGTGGGCCATGATGAGGGCCACGCTGCGGTTGCGGCTCTGCACCGCCTGCTGCGACGAATTCGAGAAGACGCTGAAGAACACCACCACCGCGAGAATGAGAATGGCGAACCCCAGCACCAGCTCGAGAATGCTGAACCCCCGCCGCCTCACTTCGCCCACCCCTCTGCCGTGAGCTTCTTGGGCACCTGGGGCGGGCCCACGTCGATGGCCGCGCTGCTGCTGAAATCACTGTCGTACTTGAGCTCGGCGGCCCGGTCGATCCAGTTCTCGGAGGTGGCCTTGGGCAGGTAGAGCGACGCGCGGTTGAAGTACGGGTAGAACATGAGGCTCGCGCAGGTGATGCTGCCGCTGTGCGACAGCAGCGTGCCCACGCAGCGCACCGAGGTGATGGCGATGTTGTTCTCGGCCAGGAAGAGGCCGCAGGCGCTCGCGCCTCCCACCGTGATGCTGTCGCCGTAGACCATCACGCCGTTGTACTCGCGCATGAAGACGTCCGGGTCGTCTACGTTGAGCAGCGACTGCAGCTTGTCGAGGGTGCTCTTGCCCGCATTCTTCACCGAGTCGGTGAGGTTGCCCACGAGATCCTTGCCGGAGGTGGAAACGGCCCCTTCCTTCTGGGCCAGCGAATCGGTGACGCTCGAGAGCAGATCGGTGACGATGCCGGCGAGGCCGCCATAGGGAATGACGGCCAGGGCCACCTTGGCCACGATCTTCTTGATCACCTCGGTGACCACGTAGGTGACCAGGGTCTTCACCACCGAGTCGATGAGGTTCTTCACCACGGTCTCCGGACTGATCGAGTTGGCGGCCGTCGACGGCAGATCGATGATCGAGGTCACCACGCCCTTCACGTCGATCTGCGGAACCATGGGCACAACGCCCTCGCCGAAGATCCACCAGTCGCAGTGGGTGAGGAAGTTCTCGCCCACGCTCATGTTCAGCGACACCGAGTAGACATAGGCGAGCGCGCGAGCGATGGGCACCATCATGTTCTTGCGGGGCAGGGGGATGGGAGTGGGAATGGGCGGCCCCGGCACGCCGAAGAACGGCGTAGGGGGGAAGATGACCTGGAACGTGGAGGCGTACTTGGCAAAGTACGGCTTGCGCGCCCAGAAGGGCCCGAGAACCGCGCAGAAGCTTGTTGTTCACCGAGGCCAGTGAGGGCACGAGCTTGCCGGCCTCGGCAAGCAGATCGTCGAGGGCGCTGCCGGAGAAGACCCCGTTGGTGAGCTTCACGTTGCGGCCGATGATGGCCGTGGTGATGGGGTGGATCTTGCCGGGAATGCCGCCCACCACCACCGACCCCCACTTCAGCGACCCGGGCACGTCGACGTCACCCGTGCAGACCAGTGACGCCCCTTCCTCGAGAAAGACACGGCCGCAGGGCGTCCAGAAGCTGCTCGAGCCCACGTTGCCGGGCGGGGTCTCGAGGGTCAGGCGCGGGCAGTCGGCATACAGGGTCGATCCGCGCTGCAGCCAGAGATCGCCGCGGACGGTGATGGTGCCCGCGCTGCGCAGGCTCAAGGAACGCCCGCGCGGCACCGTGACGGTGCCGTCGAGCACCATGTGCCCCTCGTCGAGCACGAATCCGAAGAGCCTGTCCTTGCCGCCGAAGTGCACGAGCTTCACGTCGTCGTTCGAGACCGAGTCGGCAATCTTCTTTGCGTCGAAGGCGAGAAAGCCGATGAGGCTGCCGAGCAGCTTGCCGGCCACCGAGTAGTTCCATCCGGTGATGCCTTCGGTGCCGTCCGGATCCTGGGCGCGGGTGGGCGGCACGCTCTGCATACCGCTCCCCATGCCGTTCTGGACCATGGTGTTGAGCTGCGCGGTCTTGCTGTCGATCTGGGCCTGGATGTTGTTGAGATCGGCCAGCTTCTTGTTGTAATCAGTCTGTGCTGCCTTCAGGGCATCGAGGTTCGCGTCGGTCTGGTTGGCATTGTAGTCGTTCTGGGCCTTCTTGAGCGCCTCGCCCGCCTTCTTCTCGGCCTCCTGCGCGGGCGGCAGCAGCTTCTGCAGGTCGGCGATCTCCTGGCTCACGGTCTCGGCCATGTTCACGTCGTACGAAGCGTTGTCCGGGGGGAACGGCACGCTGAAGTAGAACTCGTAGACGTACGGTGGATACGGCGAGAAGCCCGGGATCATCGGCATCCAGAAATGGTTGGCGTTGCGCAGACTGAGGAACTGCTCGAGCCCGCTCGAGCCTCCGAAGAACAGGTCGAGAATCGATGACGGCCCCACCGACTCTGAGACCAGCGAAGCGGTCTTGTCGCCGCTCGCCGCGGCCGACACCAGGGCGTCGCGCGCCGCGGTGGCCTGGGTGAAGAAGGCGTCAGCGTACTCGCGCAGCACGGGCTCCTTGGTCTTGTAGGCAACGCCCGGCCCATTCTTGATCTTGGCCGTGCCGTCAACCGTGTACAGCTCTCCGTAGGTCGCGAAGTCGACGTTGACGTCCTTGCGGCCGTACACCTTGGCGGGTACGCCGCTGTAGGCCTCGGTGCTCTTGCGCGGATCGCCGTAGGAGGGGTTCGACCACCCCCGCAGATCGCCGATGGTGACGTTGCCCTTGGGCGCGTAGGCCGCCCACCCCGGCACCATGCTGAGCACGTCGATGTAGGTGCGCTTGCCGAAGACCATGAGCGCGAAGTCAGTGGTGAAGGGCTTCAGGCGCAGAATGGCGTGCAGCGGAGCGCTGCCCAGGGCGCGCAGATCGGGCAGGCCGTTGTCGCGGTCGAAGATGTTCTTGGCGTAGAGATCGGCCAGCACCGCGGCGTCACCCGGCGTATCGTTGGTGACATTGCCCGTGATGACAAGGC is drawn from Pseudomonadota bacterium and contains these coding sequences:
- a CDS encoding type II secretion system protein, translating into MGEVRRRGFSILELVLGFAILILAVVVFFSVFSNSSQQAVQSRNRSVALIMAHSLMDEMEAHPYGSAWPKRWKATTETPVKVWVEGNPQEMIFHKAITFTNGSFVGDVAGDTDEATITISWREGIGVAEPGVVDPNDNKVIKVRMPLWR